From Dasania marina DSM 21967, a single genomic window includes:
- a CDS encoding malic enzyme-like NAD(P)-binding protein: MSEEFKQAALDYHQFPKPGKISVELTTAAETLTDLSLAYSPGVAEPVRAIAADPENAYKYTAKGNLVAVITNGTAILGLGNLGPLASKPVMEGKALLFKRFAGIDSVDIEVDTEDPQQFIDTVVRIADTFGGINLEDIKAPECFQIENVLIEQCKIPVFHDDQHGTAIVTAAGMLNALEICGKNLENAKIVCLGAGSAAIACMRLLKSLGAQQQNLTMVDRGGVIYAGRDGLNEFKEEFSHLTDARTLAEALEGADVFMGLSGANLLEPELLIKMAPNPIVFACSNPDPEINPVLAKKVRPDVIMATGRSDFPNQVNNVLGFPFIFRGALDVRARRINEAMKVAAVEALRAIAKLPVTQEVLDACGETSLTFGPDYILPKPVDSRLLSSISAAVAQAAIDTGVAQLPYPAHYPL; encoded by the coding sequence ATGTCAGAAGAATTTAAACAGGCCGCCTTGGACTATCATCAATTTCCTAAGCCAGGCAAAATTAGTGTTGAGTTAACCACCGCTGCTGAAACGCTAACTGACCTCTCCTTGGCTTATAGCCCCGGCGTTGCCGAGCCTGTACGTGCTATTGCTGCTGACCCCGAAAATGCGTACAAATATACCGCTAAAGGTAATTTGGTTGCGGTTATTACTAATGGTACCGCTATTTTGGGTTTAGGTAACTTAGGGCCTTTGGCGAGTAAGCCGGTAATGGAAGGTAAAGCTTTACTGTTTAAACGTTTTGCTGGCATAGACTCGGTGGATATAGAAGTCGATACCGAAGACCCGCAGCAGTTTATCGATACTGTGGTACGCATAGCCGATACCTTTGGCGGTATTAACTTAGAAGATATAAAAGCGCCTGAGTGTTTTCAAATTGAAAACGTACTTATCGAGCAGTGCAAAATCCCTGTGTTTCACGACGATCAGCACGGCACCGCCATCGTGACCGCAGCAGGTATGTTAAACGCGTTGGAAATTTGCGGCAAAAATCTTGAGAATGCAAAAATCGTTTGCTTGGGTGCGGGATCAGCGGCGATAGCCTGTATGCGTTTATTAAAAAGCTTGGGCGCTCAGCAACAAAATCTCACTATGGTTGACCGCGGTGGCGTTATTTACGCGGGGCGGGATGGTTTGAATGAGTTTAAAGAAGAGTTCTCGCACTTAACCGATGCCCGTACCTTGGCCGAAGCTTTAGAGGGCGCCGATGTGTTTATGGGTTTATCGGGAGCCAATCTATTAGAGCCTGAATTGTTGATAAAAATGGCCCCTAACCCTATTGTTTTTGCCTGCTCTAACCCCGATCCAGAAATTAATCCGGTGTTGGCTAAAAAGGTTCGTCCTGATGTCATTATGGCTACTGGCCGCTCGGATTTCCCCAATCAGGTTAACAATGTTTTAGGCTTTCCTTTTATCTTCCGTGGTGCTTTAGATGTGCGCGCTCGCCGTATTAATGAAGCGATGAAAGTGGCGGCAGTAGAAGCGTTGCGTGCCATTGCTAAATTGCCGGTAACCCAAGAGGTGTTAGATGCCTGCGGTGAAACGTCTCTCACCTTTGGGCCGGATTATATTTTGCCTAAACCTGTAGATAGTCGTTTGTTAAGTTCTATTTCGGCGGCAGTGGCACAAGCGGCAATAGATACCGGGGTAGCGCAGTTGCCGTATCCTGCGCATTATCCTTTGTAA
- the ettA gene encoding energy-dependent translational throttle protein EttA — MAQYVYTMNRVGKVVPPKREILKDISLSFFPGAKIGVLGLNGSGKSTLLRIMAGVDTEYNGEARPQAGINVGYLPQEPELDPSKDVRGNVEDGMSDVVDAQKELDAVYAAYAEPDADFDALAKRQQELENIIQASDSHNMEHKLEVAADALRLPPWDADVTTLSGGERRRVALCRLLMSNPDMLLLDEPTNHLDAESVHWLEHFLTEYPGTVVAITHDRYFLDNAANWILELDRGRGIPYEGNYSNWLEAKEARLGQESKHEASHSKAVKAELEWVRQNPKGRQAKSKARLARFEELQSQDFQSRSETNEIYIPPGQRLGDKVIEVTGISKAFGDNALYDNVSFSVPKGAIVGVIGGNGAGKSTLFKIIAGMEQPDSGEVVLGDTVDLVYVEQLRDGLNDNQTVWEAVSDGNEQLKIGGYETSSRAYIGRFNFKGSDQQKRVGELSGGERGRLQLACTLKQGGNVLLLDEPSNDLDIETLRALEEALLTFPGCAMIISHDRWFLDRIATHILAYEDDGEVVFFEGNYTDYHGDLVARKGENTLPQRSRYKKLR; from the coding sequence ATGGCTCAATATGTTTACACCATGAACCGCGTCGGCAAAGTCGTGCCACCCAAACGTGAAATTCTTAAAGACATCTCGCTATCCTTTTTCCCCGGCGCCAAGATTGGCGTACTGGGCTTAAACGGCTCCGGCAAATCCACCCTGCTGCGAATTATGGCGGGGGTAGATACCGAATATAACGGCGAAGCCCGTCCGCAAGCCGGCATTAACGTAGGCTACCTGCCGCAAGAGCCCGAACTAGACCCCAGTAAAGATGTGCGCGGCAATGTAGAAGATGGCATGAGCGATGTAGTGGATGCGCAAAAAGAATTAGACGCCGTCTACGCCGCCTATGCCGAGCCCGATGCCGACTTTGACGCCTTGGCCAAGCGCCAACAAGAGCTGGAAAATATTATCCAAGCCTCTGACTCCCACAACATGGAGCACAAGCTAGAAGTGGCCGCCGATGCCTTGCGCCTGCCGCCTTGGGATGCCGACGTTACTACCTTATCAGGGGGTGAGCGCCGCCGCGTAGCGCTGTGCCGCCTGCTTATGTCCAACCCCGACATGCTGTTACTGGACGAGCCCACCAACCACTTGGATGCCGAATCGGTACACTGGCTGGAACACTTCCTCACCGAATACCCTGGCACCGTAGTCGCCATTACCCACGATAGATACTTTTTAGATAATGCCGCCAACTGGATTTTGGAATTAGACCGCGGCCGCGGTATTCCTTATGAAGGTAACTACTCCAACTGGCTGGAGGCGAAAGAAGCACGCTTAGGTCAGGAATCCAAACATGAAGCCTCGCACTCAAAAGCGGTAAAAGCCGAACTGGAATGGGTGCGCCAAAACCCTAAGGGCAGACAAGCCAAGAGCAAGGCCCGCCTAGCGCGCTTTGAAGAGCTGCAATCGCAGGACTTTCAATCGCGCTCAGAAACCAACGAAATTTATATCCCACCCGGCCAACGTCTGGGCGACAAGGTGATAGAAGTTACAGGCATCAGCAAGGCCTTTGGCGATAATGCACTCTACGACAACGTCAGTTTCTCAGTGCCTAAGGGCGCCATAGTCGGCGTGATAGGGGGCAACGGTGCTGGTAAATCCACCCTGTTTAAAATTATTGCCGGCATGGAGCAGCCCGATAGCGGCGAAGTGGTGCTAGGCGACACTGTGGATTTAGTCTATGTAGAGCAATTGCGCGACGGCTTAAACGACAACCAAACCGTTTGGGAAGCCGTATCCGACGGCAATGAACAATTAAAAATTGGCGGCTATGAGACATCTTCCCGCGCCTATATAGGCCGCTTTAACTTTAAAGGCTCCGATCAGCAAAAACGGGTAGGCGAGTTATCGGGCGGTGAACGCGGCCGCCTGCAATTGGCCTGCACATTAAAACAGGGCGGCAATGTTTTATTATTGGATGAACCTTCCAATGATTTGGATATAGAAACCCTGCGCGCCCTAGAAGAAGCACTGCTCACCTTCCCCGGTTGCGCTATGATCATCTCCCATGACCGCTGGTTTTTAGACCGCATAGCCACTCATATTTTGGCCTATGAGGATGATGGTGAAGTGGTATTTTTTGAGGGTAACTATACTGACTACCATGGCGACTTGGTGGCCCGTAAAGGCGAAAACACCTTACCGCAGCGCAGCCGTTATAAAAAGTTACGCTAA
- a CDS encoding PilZ domain-containing protein gives MSSNERRSFSRITFQAETSIQQGADIWAVELVDVSLKGLLIIKPDDWSGDPAQNFAISIHLGDNTDITMTALERHDEDGHLGFECLHIDIDSIRHLRRLVELNLGDSSLLERELAALGH, from the coding sequence ATGAGCAGCAACGAACGCAGAAGCTTTAGCCGCATCACCTTTCAGGCCGAAACCAGCATCCAGCAGGGCGCGGATATTTGGGCAGTAGAGCTGGTAGACGTTTCCCTCAAAGGCTTATTAATTATTAAGCCCGATGACTGGAGCGGAGACCCCGCACAAAACTTTGCTATCAGCATACATCTGGGCGACAACACCGACATTACCATGACCGCCCTAGAGCGTCATGACGAAGACGGCCACCTTGGGTTTGAATGCCTGCACATAGACATAGACAGCATACGCCACTTGCGCCGCCTAGTAGAACTCAACCTAGGCGACAGCAGCTTGCTAGAACGCGAACTCGCCGCACTAGGGCACTAA
- a CDS encoding DUF342 domain-containing protein: MSDQQNSSAAAAQSPVAQVSAVSLRLADDGQLLAELTPDCSEIPMPVSLMSLRGQLQDQNFAELWIDDDALQDVVVKAASGESGLVVIGERRDARAEVHIANNKRVVHVDIEPAYGGQPLSVKMLRELLKNNRIAANCIDSSLLEQAVAGQGSNHIVARAIEPIAGQDGYLNILIEESVATLDEDAQGNIDFHKLQEFVVVEQGVELARVAPHTLGTPGEDVLGMPIAPQAGKPFSFSAALTGAAISDDDDNLLIATVKGHPVILQDGVSVDPTLVLPNVNLASGNIDFDGSVLVKGSVASGYEIRATGDVVVKDTVDKAKIIAGGNISVANGVIGEDRAAKLKKRPMAIPVSMSAEGEQVPEEEGFEALQMGAYLEAAGDIAARFVNMAELKTGQNIEVREYLMHSRVSALGSVLLGQKGGRGAIFGGYSYALKSIAVNNLGNDAYIKTAVEVGELNTDGVKLKELRELAQKRRADTDKLAVVLGKIRRYEAVKPLTSELAEKSVKITKTLASLIAQSEKLAAAIVQLEQKITNRQPALVTVKKMLYPNVSLTLDGLGYQQKMESKALCLMNVAGEVQLSALQA, translated from the coding sequence GTGTCAGATCAACAAAATTCATCAGCTGCTGCCGCGCAATCACCCGTGGCGCAAGTTAGTGCGGTGAGCTTACGCTTAGCTGATGACGGCCAGTTGCTGGCCGAGCTAACACCTGATTGCAGTGAAATTCCTATGCCTGTAAGTCTTATGTCCCTGCGCGGTCAGCTGCAGGATCAGAACTTTGCCGAGCTGTGGATAGATGATGATGCCCTGCAGGATGTAGTGGTAAAAGCAGCGTCGGGTGAGTCGGGGTTGGTGGTGATAGGTGAGCGTCGTGATGCTAGGGCCGAGGTGCACATCGCCAATAATAAACGGGTGGTTCATGTTGATATAGAGCCGGCCTATGGTGGCCAACCACTCAGTGTAAAGATGCTGCGAGAGTTGCTGAAGAATAACCGTATTGCTGCTAACTGTATAGACAGCAGTCTGCTGGAACAGGCGGTGGCGGGTCAGGGTAGCAATCATATTGTTGCCAGGGCTATAGAGCCCATCGCCGGGCAGGATGGTTACCTCAATATATTGATAGAGGAGAGTGTGGCTACGCTTGATGAGGATGCGCAGGGCAATATCGATTTTCATAAGTTGCAAGAGTTTGTGGTGGTAGAGCAGGGTGTAGAGCTGGCGCGTGTTGCGCCGCATACGCTAGGTACGCCCGGCGAGGATGTACTGGGCATGCCTATAGCGCCACAGGCGGGTAAGCCCTTCAGTTTTTCTGCGGCCTTGACCGGTGCGGCCATTAGCGATGATGATGACAATTTACTAATAGCTACGGTGAAAGGTCACCCGGTTATTTTGCAAGATGGGGTGAGTGTGGATCCCACTCTGGTACTGCCCAATGTTAACCTGGCTAGCGGCAATATAGATTTTGATGGCTCGGTGCTGGTTAAAGGTAGTGTCGCCAGCGGCTATGAAATACGGGCCACCGGTGACGTAGTGGTAAAAGATACGGTGGATAAGGCTAAAATCATCGCCGGCGGCAATATCTCAGTAGCCAATGGTGTTATTGGTGAGGATAGAGCTGCCAAGCTTAAAAAACGCCCTATGGCTATTCCTGTATCTATGTCGGCAGAGGGTGAGCAAGTCCCTGAAGAGGAAGGTTTTGAAGCTCTGCAAATGGGCGCCTATCTTGAGGCGGCAGGGGATATAGCGGCCCGATTTGTCAATATGGCCGAGCTAAAAACAGGTCAAAATATAGAGGTTAGAGAGTATTTGATGCACAGTCGGGTGAGTGCTTTGGGCAGTGTCTTGCTGGGGCAAAAGGGTGGCCGCGGTGCTATCTTTGGTGGCTATAGCTACGCGTTAAAATCGATAGCAGTGAATAATCTGGGTAATGACGCCTATATAAAAACGGCGGTGGAAGTGGGTGAGCTCAACACGGATGGCGTTAAGTTAAAAGAACTGCGCGAATTGGCGCAAAAGCGTAGAGCCGATACTGATAAGTTGGCGGTCGTCTTGGGCAAAATTCGACGCTATGAGGCAGTTAAGCCCTTGACTAGCGAACTGGCCGAAAAATCGGTAAAAATCACTAAAACATTAGCTTCTCTAATCGCGCAATCAGAGAAATTGGCGGCGGCAATAGTGCAGCTGGAGCAAAAAATCACGAATCGCCAGCCGGCGTTGGTAACCGTGAAAAAAATGCTCTACCCCAATGTGTCACTGACCCTAGACGGCCTAGGCTACCAGCAAAAAATGGAAAGCAAGGCGCTGTGCTTGATGAATGTAGCGGGTGAGGTGCAGCTTTCGGCTTTGCAGGCTTAA